One bacterium genomic window carries:
- a CDS encoding thioredoxin family protein produces the protein MGNWWDAITRRLPNPFVDSVSADPFDFFKNRTDTNPKKIAVILNLDSEERHVNNVEMSSTALYDDGYEVIVVSVKKPTDVDHYIPASQENIRRVLSELKTYARTNDELLFYNTGHGLAGGFNQDINEWIDVVPYHQRTIVMDQCFSGWARTFFADDPRTFLAFSASENEEASCGFFAPYFWANNVPDQNGDGEISFRERYAYAEGFNIGVSHSFVAVTDGYIQAGAPDFPAQVVDVKTADDLNTQIGRLKPGQFALVTFSASWCGPCKEYRPQFAVMAEQAQGQVLFLRTENEALAQYYGVMSYPTVMVFDNSGHNSIILDRNHPTQELGMFQALSPLQVACENIALADNSHNMWAGLRYIGSYLSKYLKDQTVLPLEEASLIDETFVNLLKRTMVEDGYMMGIEEWMLIEGAANNFGKLFWKPNDFQYYLSLALENDDGRSTFGSSLLDCTFKDHGNLISAENWEKVGWWLGEGSNAQKRKGLEWLLINTRYGISQAEQIAKKYSTEIKAMTHNSNILIRQNAIALLFSIQDNFSNFTSGELVDGLIVMIDANNYDMLRIVFKKIRPYLSFEDLNEIFDYLVLLDEGISLQEFPVDRLAVMVEYFGQDFLRAKELELRQGLYEECDVLYGLEDSQVPDLERFSPVRNYALLLNAMNTTDLLNLSDEFFDADPAVVYPHEKMARAMIVIFTNMFLFVHFKQEGQEMEADEVLGSLFGWIKNNLDSDVKSDIKKVAKEYIIPVLQNCVWSQGYLHGTFDININDPLDVLVDLLK, from the coding sequence ATGGGAAATTGGTGGGATGCCATTACAAGAAGACTACCGAATCCATTTGTAGATTCCGTTTCAGCTGATCCGTTTGATTTTTTTAAAAATCGTACCGATACTAATCCAAAAAAAATTGCTGTTATATTAAATCTCGATTCAGAAGAAAGGCATGTGAATAATGTAGAGATGAGCTCTACTGCTTTGTATGATGATGGATATGAGGTGATTGTTGTCTCCGTTAAAAAGCCTACAGATGTTGATCATTATATCCCGGCATCACAAGAAAATATAAGACGTGTTTTAAGTGAGTTAAAAACTTATGCACGTACTAATGATGAATTGTTATTTTATAATACAGGTCATGGTTTGGCTGGTGGCTTTAATCAAGATATAAATGAGTGGATTGATGTCGTTCCTTATCATCAACGTACTATTGTTATGGATCAATGCTTTTCCGGATGGGCGCGCACTTTTTTTGCCGATGATCCAAGGACCTTTTTAGCATTTTCAGCCAGTGAAAATGAAGAGGCTAGTTGTGGCTTTTTTGCGCCATATTTTTGGGCTAATAATGTACCTGATCAGAATGGTGATGGAGAAATCAGTTTTCGGGAAAGATATGCTTATGCAGAGGGATTTAACATTGGAGTGTCTCATTCTTTTGTGGCTGTTACTGATGGATATATTCAGGCAGGGGCGCCGGATTTCCCCGCACAAGTTGTGGATGTGAAAACGGCAGATGATTTGAATACGCAAATTGGCAGGCTTAAACCTGGACAATTTGCTTTGGTGACCTTTTCAGCCAGTTGGTGTGGGCCATGCAAGGAATATCGTCCCCAATTTGCAGTAATGGCCGAGCAGGCTCAGGGGCAAGTTTTGTTTTTACGCACAGAAAACGAAGCATTGGCACAATATTATGGTGTTATGAGTTATCCCACGGTTATGGTTTTTGATAACAGTGGCCATAATAGCATTATTTTGGACCGGAATCATCCTACGCAGGAGTTGGGGATGTTTCAGGCATTAAGCCCTTTGCAGGTGGCTTGTGAAAATATTGCTCTTGCAGACAATTCCCATAATATGTGGGCCGGGTTGAGATATATAGGAAGCTATCTAAGTAAATATTTAAAAGATCAAACTGTATTGCCTCTCGAAGAGGCTAGTTTGATTGATGAAACTTTTGTGAACTTGTTAAAGAGAACTATGGTGGAAGATGGGTACATGATGGGGATTGAAGAATGGATGCTGATAGAAGGTGCAGCCAATAATTTTGGGAAGCTTTTTTGGAAACCTAATGATTTCCAGTATTACCTGTCATTGGCTCTTGAAAACGACGATGGTAGATCAACATTTGGGAGTAGTTTATTGGATTGTACTTTTAAAGATCATGGGAACTTAATAAGTGCCGAAAACTGGGAGAAAGTGGGTTGGTGGTTGGGTGAGGGGAGTAATGCCCAAAAAAGAAAGGGTTTGGAATGGTTATTGATAAATACTCGTTATGGTATTTCACAGGCAGAACAAATAGCAAAAAAATATAGTACTGAAATAAAGGCCATGACACATAATTCAAATATTTTGATACGGCAAAATGCAATTGCACTATTATTTTCAATTCAGGATAATTTTTCTAATTTTACAAGCGGTGAATTGGTGGATGGTTTAATAGTCATGATAGATGCCAATAATTATGATATGCTCCGCATTGTTTTTAAAAAGATCAGGCCTTATTTATCTTTTGAAGATTTAAATGAAATTTTTGATTATTTAGTCTTACTCGATGAAGGAATATCGTTACAGGAATTCCCCGTAGATCGGTTAGCGGTGATGGTAGAGTATTTTGGACAGGATTTTTTGAGGGCAAAAGAACTTGAGTTACGACAAGGTTTATATGAGGAATGTGATGTGTTGTATGGCTTGGAGGACTCGCAGGTACCAGACTTGGAAAGGTTTTCACCTGTAAGGAATTATGCTTTATTGCTGAACGCAATGAATACTACAGATTTGTTGAATTTATCGGATGAGTTTTTTGATGCTGACCCTGCCGTTGTTTATCCGCACGAAAAAATGGCCCGTGCGATGATTGTTATTTTTACCAATATGTTTTTATTCGTTCATTTTAAGCAAGAAGGCCAGGAGATGGAAGCAGATGAAGTATTAGGGAGTCTGTTTGGTTGGATTAAGAATAATCTGGATTCTGATGTGAAAAGCGATATTAAAAAAGTAGCAAAGGAATATATTATTCCCGTGCTTCAGAATTGTGTATGGAGCCAGGGATATTTACATGGCACTTTTGATATAAATATAAATGATCCACTGGATGTTCTTGTGGATTTGTTAAAATAG